A stretch of Lactuca sativa cultivar Salinas chromosome 6, Lsat_Salinas_v11, whole genome shotgun sequence DNA encodes these proteins:
- the LOC111883183 gene encoding probable polygalacturonase At3g15720 → MEGFSKLITVLVLYLLQGFFMILFFSFSHILFSPKTASATTFNVMSYGAKGDGNTDDSKAFIRAWEGLCGDKSPDPTLIIPSGKTFLIKPVAFNGPCKSPRVYIKLLGKITAPKTLKRWTGCVGKDFWISFSWVHGLTIDGPGQINGQGSIWWGKKVKTETCNHPSALHFNKCDGLRIRGTTHINSPMMHISIYDCKGVDVGHLRILAPGDSPNTDGIDISASSHVNIHDSTIQTGDDCVAINGGTYDINVTRVFCGPGHGISIGSLGENRGYDTAEQIHVRNCNITGTTNGLRIKTVPYGRGYARRILFQDIHLVNVENPIIIDQHYCTNYEHAFCPAPPDALAVKVSDVTYTNIHGFSATKQAITFNCSGKFKCTGIRTNNVRITGDGDFAYCENAEGRFVATTPSVSCM, encoded by the exons ATGGAAGG ATTCAGTAAACTGATCACAGTACTTGTTCTCTACCTCTTGCAGGGTTTTTTCATGATATTATTTTTTAGCTTTTCTCATATTCTGTTCAGCCCAAAAACTGCAAGTGCAACCACTTTCAATGTTATGTCTTATGGTGCAAAAGGAGATGGGAATACAGATGACTCCAAG GCATTTATTCGAGCATGGGAAGGTTTATGTGGAGATAAGTCGCCAGATCCCACCTTGATCATTCCATCAGGGAAGACATTTTTAATAAAACCGGTGGCATTCAATGGTCCATGCAAATCCCCCAGGGTATATATTAAG CTTTTGGGCAAAATCACTGCACCGAAGACTCTCAAAAGATGGACGGGTTGTGTGGGGAAAGACTTTTGGATCAGTTTCTCATGGGTGCATGGACTCACTATCGATGGACCTGGGCAAATTAATGGCCAAGGATCCATCTGGTGGGGAaagaag GTGAAAACAGAAACTTGTAATCACCCATCG GCTTTACATTTTAATAAATGTGATGGCCTAAGGATAAGAGGAACAACGCATATTAACAGCCCGATGATGCATATCAGCATCTATGATTGTAAAGGTGTAGATGTTGGACATCTTCGAATTCTTGCACCTGGAGACAGCCCCAATACTGATGGAATCGACATCAGTGCCTCATCTCATGTTAATATCCATGATTCTACTATTCAAACTG GTGATGATTGTGTGGCCATTAATGGTGGAACTTATGACATCAATGTAACCAGGGTGTTCTGTGGACCTGGCCATGGCATAAG TATTGGAAGCCTTGGGGAAAACCGTGGATATGACACAGCCGAACAAATACATGTAAGAAACTGTAACATCACTGGAACAACAAATGGATTACGGATCAAGACAGTACCG TATGGAAGGGGGTATGCTAGGCGGATTCTATTTCAGGATATTCATCTTGTTAATGTTGAAAATCCTATCATAATTGATCAACATTACTGCACTAATTATGAACATGCGTTTTGCCCCGCACCC CCAGATGCACTAGCTGTAAAAGTGAGCGATGtgacatatacaaatatacatgGGTTTTCAGCGACAAAGCAAGCAATTACTTTCAATTGCAGTGGGAAGTTTAAATGTACAGGAATCCGAACAAACAACGTAAGAATCACTGGAGATGGCGATTTTGCTTACTGCGAAAATGCTGAAGGAAGATTTGTAGCTACCACTCCAAGTGTTAGCTGCATGTAA
- the LOC111883181 gene encoding probable polygalacturonase At3g15720 — MSLTQSSLWAETSPTCLVLTVCYTVYLFLYVDDIILTASSPIFISKVISQLSSEFPMSDLGSLSFFLGIATTRTTSGLFLSQSSFAQEIITRADMIGCNTCNTPADSKSKLATGGDPISDPTFYRNEGREYGKYNQNTTSELPASIDFKGMGFLMAVLLSLLCLSFGSKITSATTYDVTSYGAKGDGNTDDSSAFLRAWDDLCGDQSPEPTLIIPSDKTFLISPVAFNGPCKSPTVYVMLLGNITAPKTFDGWKDCVRNHYWIYFTSVQGLKIQGPGQIDGQGSIWWKEEGKTTTNTCNRPTALHFHSCNGLQLRGTIHINSPKLHMSINGCEDVDVGNLKILAPGDSPNTDGIDISGSSHVYIHDSKIQTGDDCVAINGGTYDINVTRVLCGPGHGISIGSLGENGGHDTVEQVRVEKCNITGTKNGLRIKTVPYGTGYARKIVFQDIQLENVQNPIIIDQHYCSNPEDAFCPAPPTATAVKVSDVMYTNIYGSSATKQAITFNCSGKYNCTEIVTNEVGITGHDEFSYCQNAQGKFIDTNPPIKCY, encoded by the exons ATGTCTCTTACACAAAGCTCTTTATGGGCTGAAACAAGCCCCACATGTTTGGTATTAACGGTTTGCT ACACTGTCTATCTTTTtctctatgttgatgacatcattctCACTGCTTCCTCCCCTATTTTCATCTCAAAGGTTATTTCTCAGCTTTCTTCTGAATTTCCCATGTCTGACCTCGGATCTCTCTCATTCTTTCTTGGCATTGCTACCACTCGTACCACTTCTGGACTTTTCTTATCTCAATCTTCCTTTGCTCAAGAGATCATTACTCGAGCTGATATGATTGGGTGCAATACTTGCAACACACCCGCTGACAGCAAAAGCAAGTTGGCGACTGGTGGTGATCCGATCTCTGATCCTACATTCTATC GAAATGAAGGTAGGGAGTATGGCAAGTATAATCAAAACACAACATCAGAGTTACCTGCTTCAATTGATTTCAAAGGAATG GGTTTCTTGATGGCAGTCTTGTTGAGCTTGCTTTGCTTATCATTTGGCTCCAAAATCACAAGTGCTACCACCTACGATGTAACATCTTATGGTGCAAAAGGAGATGGAAATACAGACGACTCCAGT GCTTTCCTTCGAGCATGGGATGATTTATGTGGAGATCAGTCGCCAGAACCAACATTGATAATACCATCAGACAAGACATTTTTGATAAGCCCGGTGGCATTCAATGGTCCATGCAAATCCCCTACTGTATATGTTATG CTGTTGGGCAACATCACTGCACCAAAGACTTTCGATGGATGGAAAGATTGTGTTCGGAATCACTATTGGATTTACTTCACATCTGTGCAAGGACTCAAGATCCAAGGACCTGGGCAAATTGATGGTCAGGGTTCGATTTGGTGGAAAGAGGAG GGGAAAACCACAACCAACACTTGCAATCGCCCAACT GCTTTACATTTTCATTCTTGTAATGGCCTTCAATTGAGAGGTACAATACATATAAACAGCCCGAAGCTACATATGAGTATCAATGGTTGTGAAGATGTAGATGTTGGAAATCTTAAAATTTTAGCTCCTGGGGATAGTCCTAATACTGATGGGATAGACATTAGTGGATCCTCACATGTTTATATCCATGATTCTAAAATTCAAACTG GTGATGATTGTGTTGCTATTAACGGTGGGACGTATGATATTAATGTAACAAGAGTGTTATGCGGACCGGGTCATGGCATAAG TATCGGAAGCCTTGGGGAAAACGGTGGTCATGACACAGTTGAACAAGTACGTGTGGAAAAATGTAACATCACAGGAACAAAAAACGGATTACGAATCAAAACAGTGCCT TATGGAACGGGATATGCTAGGAAGATTGTATTTCAGGACATTCAACTGGAAAATGttcaaaatccaattataattgaTCAACATTACTGTAGTAATCCGGAAGATGCCTTTTGCCCAGCACCG CCAACGGCGACAGCTGTAAAAGTGAGCGATGTTATGTATACGAATATATATGGGTCTTCGGCAACAAAGCAGGCTATTACTTTCAATTGCAGTGGAAAGTACAACTGTACTGAAATCGTAACAAACGAAGTTGGAATCACGGGACATGATGAATTTTCTTACTGCCAAAATGCTCAAGGAAAATTTATCGATACCAACCCTCCTATTAAATGTTATTAG